The proteins below come from a single Cylindrospermopsis raciborskii Cr2010 genomic window:
- the uvrB gene encoding excinuclease ABC subunit UvrB — MAQFTLQAPFSPTGDQPQAIAQMIKNIEGKQRYQTLLGATGTGKTFSIAAVIEKVGKPTLVLAHNKTLAAQLCNELREFFPHNAVEYFVSYYDYYQPEAYIPVTDTYIEKTSAINSEIDMLRHSATRSLFEREDVIVVASISCIYGLGMPAEYLKAAITLEIGMEIDPREVIRKLISVQYSRNDIEIGRGKFRVRGDVIEIGPAYEDRIVRVEFFGDDIDAIRYVDPVNGEIMSSLERISIYPARHFVTPKERLEIACLEISDELKAYKLKLEELGKLVEAQRIDQRTRYDIELLREVGYCNGVENYSRYLAGRQAGEPPECLIDYFPQDWLLVIDESHVTVPQIRGMYNGDQARKKVLIDHGFRLPSAGDNRPLKAEEFWQKVSQCIFVSATPGDWEIEVSGKNIVEQIIRPTGVLDPQIYVRPTAGQVDNLLGEIHERVDNNERVLITTLTKRMAEDLTEYLENRSVRVRYLHSEINSIQRIEILQDLRNGSFDVLVGVNLLREGLDLPEVSLVVIMDADKEGFLRAERSLIQTIGRAARHLRGKVIMYADNLTGSMIKAIEETDRRRGIQMAYNKIHNITPQPVFKKSGNSILSFLDVSRRLNANDLKLVDEQWHDLNLEEIPQLITTLEKQMHDAAKKMEFEHAAKLRDRIKSLRDKILGK, encoded by the coding sequence ATGGCCCAATTTACTCTCCAAGCTCCTTTTTCCCCCACCGGAGATCAACCCCAGGCGATCGCTCAAATGATTAAGAACATTGAAGGGAAACAGCGGTATCAAACTCTACTGGGTGCGACGGGAACGGGCAAGACCTTTTCTATTGCAGCAGTGATAGAGAAGGTGGGCAAACCCACCCTGGTGCTGGCCCATAATAAGACCCTGGCGGCCCAGTTGTGTAATGAGCTGAGGGAGTTTTTTCCCCATAACGCGGTGGAGTATTTTGTCAGTTATTACGACTATTATCAACCAGAAGCCTATATTCCCGTTACCGATACATATATAGAAAAAACATCAGCTATTAATAGTGAAATAGATATGCTGAGACATTCTGCGACACGATCTTTGTTTGAGAGGGAAGACGTGATAGTTGTAGCATCTATTAGTTGTATATATGGTTTAGGTATGCCTGCTGAATATTTAAAAGCAGCAATAACTTTAGAAATAGGAATGGAGATAGATCCCAGAGAGGTAATAAGGAAACTAATCTCCGTGCAGTATAGTCGTAACGACATAGAAATTGGACGAGGTAAATTCCGAGTTCGTGGGGATGTGATAGAAATTGGGCCTGCGTACGAAGATAGAATTGTGAGAGTGGAATTTTTTGGTGATGACATAGATGCCATACGTTATGTGGATCCGGTGAATGGAGAAATTATGAGTAGTTTAGAAAGGATAAGTATTTATCCTGCACGTCACTTTGTCACCCCAAAAGAGAGATTAGAAATTGCCTGTTTAGAGATTTCTGATGAGTTAAAAGCATATAAATTAAAATTGGAAGAATTAGGAAAATTAGTTGAGGCACAAAGAATAGATCAACGGACGCGTTATGATATAGAACTGTTAAGAGAAGTAGGATATTGTAACGGCGTAGAAAATTACTCCCGTTATTTAGCAGGGAGACAAGCAGGAGAACCTCCAGAATGTTTAATTGATTATTTTCCCCAGGACTGGTTATTAGTAATTGACGAGTCTCATGTTACTGTTCCCCAAATTCGGGGGATGTATAATGGTGATCAAGCCAGGAAAAAAGTTTTAATTGATCATGGTTTTCGGTTGCCTAGTGCGGGGGATAATCGTCCTTTAAAAGCTGAGGAATTTTGGCAAAAAGTGTCTCAGTGTATTTTTGTTTCAGCCACTCCAGGCGATTGGGAAATAGAAGTTTCGGGTAAGAATATAGTAGAGCAGATTATCCGACCTACAGGAGTGTTAGATCCACAGATTTACGTTCGTCCCACAGCTGGACAGGTGGATAATTTGTTGGGAGAAATTCACGAGAGAGTGGATAATAATGAACGGGTGTTAATTACTACCTTGACTAAGAGAATGGCAGAAGATTTAACTGAATATTTAGAAAATAGATCCGTTCGGGTGAGATACTTACATTCAGAAATTAATTCCATTCAGAGGATTGAAATTTTACAAGATTTGAGAAATGGCAGTTTTGATGTTTTAGTAGGTGTCAACTTATTAAGAGAAGGTTTAGATTTGCCAGAGGTTTCTCTTGTGGTAATTATGGATGCAGATAAAGAGGGTTTCTTACGTGCAGAACGCTCCTTAATTCAAACCATTGGTCGTGCAGCACGTCATCTGCGCGGTAAGGTAATTATGTATGCTGATAATTTGACTGGTAGTATGATCAAAGCCATTGAAGAAACTGATAGAAGAAGGGGAATTCAAATGGCCTATAATAAAATACATAATATTACCCCCCAACCGGTTTTTAAAAAATCTGGTAACTCTATTCTCTCCTTTTTAGATGTTTCGCGACGCTTAAATGCCAATGATTTAAAGCTGGTGGATGAACAATGGCATGATTTGAATTTGGAGGAGATTCCACAACTGATTACTACCCTAGAAAAACAAATGCACGATGCTGCTAAAAAGATGGAGTTTGAACACGCTGCCAAACTGCGCGATCGCATTAAGTCCTTGAGGGATAAAATACTGGGTAAGTGA